One segment of Formicincola oecophyllae DNA contains the following:
- the addB gene encoding double-strand break repair protein AddB — translation MTVAPQAATTGGVRLATGCLAANIPADVLFLDEVARRWCAACGQGTGGLSSGTILVPSKRTAMGLQQAFLRVLKGQCALLPAIIPLGMLDREPALAAMLDHDLPPAVTEEQRLAVLSSLIMASRSFHMTAEQAGEPPSLERVWPLARSLAELMDEAEREGVDLRKALPKAVEGDLAAHWQQTLSFLGIITEAWPAWLAEGGLGKVPMMNPVARRMVLLEAQAACWQANPPAEPLWAVGFTDATTGLVKLLAAIMAAPQGLVVMQGVDDELPPPLWKSLAPTHPQATLRKLLGKLGLRRGDLETWRPPAPAQQGAQKRPEGARRALWRHVMTPEQGLDAWRQSQPSELLQAGLEGLETLSAPTTQQEARAIALALRDAVQVEGRHAALITPDRDLAGRVTAELKRFGVRPRNSSGEPLLETPGAVFLRLVARTWESDFAPVTLLALLKHPFTALGFRRAEARALARQLERAVLRGPAPDGLKGIAQALGQRHNQKQERHRAGAMTAEAFGEELLQNKRLQAYVSALTAAFQPLLTLPALPGPVSVLGALARVADAMARLPEDQLDAPPAQSAQASERRLLWVGEDGQRLSDVLAQHMEAFEGAVGLPPLVVGGLEPFLVTMLAPVSVTGQRGYQEPGVVECPRIEILGLLEASTLSFDTVVLGGLNEGVWPPAAESGPWLSRPMRARAGLPLPEERIGTAARYFINAVLGNSQPRLEGRAGKVILARAARHGGTPCRPARWWARLEAFMNGQSHRLQAPAVHVGAQGDTPFQIPLVPAATALAWESRLDVPRNSPGPVKPPAPCPPVALRPRQLSVTEIDTLNCDPYAIYARHILKLRALPPLAQDADQADYGTLVHAALDNAFRAAPDGAPSASLLRHHFMEELARGAFRPSLRLWWKPRLLRIADWVAEQEAARLARLQPGHDPAHVWTELTGQWETTLPAGRFVLKGRADRIDVMVGVDRVPHCWIYDYKTGTPPSGAAVKAGWASQTVLEAAMVEAGAYQLGEVATPLVEGIVYWHLRGTTKDPGAIKIIAGSQPGLWGENGSGPKKTDELKQLVDGALDKVRTLMALYERPGFAYRSQPYSNHVPRYTDYALLARVPEWRSGSGLGGKVWK, via the coding sequence ATGACGGTTGCCCCCCAAGCGGCCACCACAGGGGGCGTGCGGCTGGCTACCGGGTGCCTGGCCGCCAACATCCCTGCTGACGTCCTGTTCCTGGACGAAGTGGCGCGGCGTTGGTGCGCAGCGTGTGGCCAAGGCACAGGGGGGCTTTCATCAGGTACCATCCTGGTGCCCAGCAAACGCACGGCCATGGGGCTGCAGCAAGCGTTCCTACGCGTTTTGAAAGGGCAGTGCGCGCTTCTGCCAGCTATTATCCCCCTGGGCATGTTGGACAGGGAACCAGCTTTGGCGGCCATGCTTGACCATGACCTGCCGCCTGCCGTGACGGAAGAACAGCGCCTAGCTGTGCTGTCTTCGCTCATCATGGCGTCACGTTCTTTCCACATGACGGCGGAGCAAGCTGGCGAACCACCATCGCTTGAGCGCGTTTGGCCGTTGGCGCGTTCCTTGGCAGAGCTGATGGATGAAGCGGAGCGCGAAGGGGTGGATTTGCGCAAAGCGCTTCCCAAGGCGGTTGAGGGAGACCTGGCAGCCCATTGGCAGCAGACGCTCTCTTTTCTAGGGATCATCACAGAGGCCTGGCCAGCGTGGCTGGCGGAAGGGGGGCTTGGCAAAGTCCCCATGATGAACCCTGTGGCGCGGCGCATGGTCCTTCTGGAAGCGCAGGCAGCCTGCTGGCAGGCCAATCCGCCAGCGGAGCCCTTGTGGGCGGTGGGCTTTACGGACGCTACAACGGGGCTGGTGAAGCTGCTTGCGGCCATTATGGCGGCTCCACAGGGGCTGGTGGTTATGCAGGGGGTGGATGATGAACTTCCCCCCCCTTTGTGGAAGTCTTTGGCGCCAACCCACCCCCAGGCCACCTTGCGCAAGCTTCTGGGCAAGCTGGGGCTGCGCCGTGGTGACCTGGAGACATGGCGGCCCCCCGCCCCGGCCCAACAGGGGGCCCAGAAACGCCCTGAGGGGGCGCGCCGGGCACTGTGGCGCCATGTTATGACGCCAGAGCAAGGGCTTGACGCCTGGCGCCAAAGTCAGCCTTCAGAGCTGCTCCAAGCTGGCCTTGAAGGACTGGAGACCCTCTCAGCCCCTACCACCCAGCAGGAGGCGCGCGCTATAGCGCTAGCGCTGCGCGATGCTGTCCAGGTGGAAGGGCGACATGCCGCCCTCATCACCCCTGACCGCGATTTGGCTGGGCGCGTCACGGCGGAGCTCAAGCGCTTTGGCGTCAGGCCACGCAACAGTTCTGGCGAGCCGTTGCTGGAAACCCCAGGCGCTGTGTTCCTGCGTTTGGTGGCGCGCACTTGGGAAAGCGACTTTGCCCCCGTCACCTTGCTGGCCTTGCTCAAACACCCTTTCACGGCACTTGGTTTCAGGCGTGCTGAAGCGCGCGCCCTGGCGCGCCAGCTGGAGCGGGCGGTTTTGCGCGGGCCTGCACCTGATGGCCTGAAAGGCATCGCTCAGGCCCTTGGCCAGCGCCACAACCAAAAACAGGAGCGCCACAGGGCTGGCGCCATGACGGCTGAAGCCTTTGGTGAGGAGCTTCTCCAGAACAAGCGCCTGCAAGCTTATGTCAGCGCCCTCACAGCGGCTTTTCAGCCGTTGTTGACGTTGCCTGCGTTGCCAGGGCCTGTCAGCGTGCTTGGTGCGTTGGCACGCGTGGCAGACGCCATGGCCAGGCTGCCTGAGGACCAGCTGGACGCCCCTCCCGCCCAAAGCGCCCAGGCAAGTGAGCGGCGCCTGCTTTGGGTGGGGGAGGACGGCCAGCGCCTTTCAGATGTCCTAGCGCAGCATATGGAGGCCTTTGAGGGGGCTGTTGGGCTGCCCCCCCTTGTTGTTGGCGGGCTTGAGCCGTTCTTGGTCACCATGCTGGCCCCTGTGAGCGTCACAGGTCAGCGTGGCTACCAGGAACCAGGTGTGGTGGAATGCCCCCGCATAGAGATCCTGGGCCTTCTGGAAGCCAGTACGCTTTCTTTCGACACCGTGGTGCTGGGCGGCCTGAATGAAGGGGTGTGGCCGCCAGCGGCCGAAAGCGGCCCATGGCTTAGCAGGCCCATGCGCGCGCGTGCTGGACTGCCCCTGCCTGAGGAACGCATTGGCACAGCTGCGCGCTATTTTATCAATGCTGTGCTGGGCAACAGCCAACCCCGCTTAGAGGGTAGGGCGGGAAAGGTTATTTTAGCGCGTGCGGCTCGTCATGGTGGCACCCCTTGCCGCCCAGCCCGCTGGTGGGCACGACTTGAGGCCTTCATGAATGGCCAAAGCCACCGTCTGCAGGCGCCTGCTGTTCATGTTGGCGCCCAGGGGGACACACCATTCCAAATACCGCTGGTGCCCGCAGCAACGGCCCTGGCATGGGAAAGCAGGCTGGACGTGCCGCGCAACAGCCCTGGGCCCGTCAAGCCGCCTGCGCCCTGCCCACCTGTAGCGCTGCGCCCGCGCCAACTCAGCGTGACGGAAATCGACACCCTCAATTGCGACCCCTACGCCATTTACGCCCGCCATATCCTGAAGTTGAGGGCACTGCCACCTTTGGCACAGGATGCGGACCAGGCTGATTATGGCACCTTGGTTCACGCAGCCTTGGACAATGCTTTCAGAGCTGCCCCTGATGGGGCGCCCAGCGCCTCCTTGCTGCGGCACCATTTTATGGAGGAGCTGGCGCGGGGCGCTTTCAGGCCATCACTGCGGCTGTGGTGGAAGCCACGTTTGCTACGCATCGCTGATTGGGTGGCTGAGCAGGAGGCTGCGCGCCTTGCGCGCCTGCAGCCGGGGCACGACCCAGCCCATGTTTGGACGGAACTGACAGGCCAGTGGGAAACAACCTTGCCGGCTGGACGGTTTGTGCTGAAAGGCCGGGCTGACCGCATTGACGTCATGGTGGGCGTTGATAGGGTGCCCCATTGCTGGATCTATGATTACAAAACGGGCACGCCACCGAGCGGTGCCGCAGTCAAGGCGGGCTGGGCCTCCCAAACCGTTCTGGAAGCGGCCATGGTGGAAGCGGGGGCTTACCAGCTGGGTGAGGTGGCCACACCCCTCGTGGAGGGCATAGTGTACTGGCACTTGCGGGGCACGACCAAAGATCCTGGCGCCATCAAAATAATTGCTGGTTCACAGCCAGGGCTTTGGGGTGAAAACGGCTCCGGCCCTAAAAAAACTGATGAACTCAAACAGTTGGTTGACGGCGCCCTCGACAAGGTCCGCACCTTGATGGCACTTTATGAACGCCCTGGCTTCGCTTACCGTTCGCAGCCTTATTCCAATCACGTGCCCCGTTACACGGATTATGCCCTTCTGGCCCGCGTGCCAGAATGGCGCAGCGGCAGTGGTCTGGGGGGGAAAGTCTGGAAATGA
- the tsaE gene encoding tRNA (adenosine(37)-N6)-threonylcarbamoyltransferase complex ATPase subunit type 1 TsaE: MPYSLDLNSPEQTARLARLCATLCRPGDCIALEGPMGAGKTVFARAFLRALCGDEGLDVPSPTFAFVQPYDSPQGPVHHYDLWRLGDPEGLWELGWDEALDGITLVEWPDKAGDALPEGALAVRLAVLENEGRRATLEGWTRSRCGQLWNLWQQAIPTPQQGERP; the protein is encoded by the coding sequence ATGCCCTACAGTCTCGACTTGAACAGCCCTGAACAAACCGCCCGCTTGGCACGTTTGTGCGCCACCCTTTGCAGGCCAGGCGATTGCATCGCCCTTGAAGGCCCCATGGGGGCAGGCAAAACCGTTTTCGCCCGTGCGTTCCTGCGTGCCCTTTGTGGTGATGAGGGCCTGGACGTGCCCAGCCCCACTTTCGCATTCGTCCAGCCTTATGATTCCCCCCAAGGACCTGTCCACCACTACGACCTGTGGCGCCTTGGCGATCCAGAGGGTTTGTGGGAACTGGGCTGGGATGAGGCGCTTGACGGCATCACACTGGTTGAATGGCCAGACAAGGCAGGTGACGCCTTGCCTGAAGGGGCGTTGGCAGTGCGGCTGGCAGTTCTGGAAAATGAGGGACGCAGAGCAACCTTGGAAGGCTGGACGCGCAGCCGCTGTGGCCAGCTTTGGAATTTGTGGCAGCAAGCCATCCCTACCCCCCAGCAGGGTGAACGGCCATGA
- a CDS encoding NAD(P)/FAD-dependent oxidoreductase has product MSEHTQNAPQGSPRKLEADVAIVGAGPVGLFAAFQCGMLGLSCALADVLEVPGGQCVALYPEKPIYDIPSRPSITGGGLIEALLEQVSPFNPAMLLGSRISDVAGKAGAFTLTNERGDSIAAKAIIVAAGAGAFGPNRPPLEGLEAYESTGAVQYFVKKRADFADKTIVVAGGGDSALDWALSLSEIAKHVYLLHRRDRFRGAPDTLARIEKRISEGKIEKVVPYQLSALQGEEGHLRQVEVKTLKGEARLLDADHLLPFYGLSTDLGPIALWGFNTERSSVPVNPATMETTTPGIYAIGDVAHYPGKMKLILQGFSEAAMATHAAYAVARPDEALRFEHSSNRSSRPGA; this is encoded by the coding sequence GTGAGCGAACACACCCAGAATGCCCCCCAGGGCAGCCCCCGTAAGCTTGAAGCAGACGTGGCCATTGTGGGCGCTGGCCCTGTGGGGCTTTTCGCAGCTTTCCAGTGCGGCATGCTGGGGCTTTCCTGTGCGCTGGCTGACGTGCTTGAGGTGCCTGGTGGGCAATGTGTTGCCCTTTACCCTGAAAAGCCCATCTACGACATTCCCTCCCGTCCCTCCATCACGGGTGGCGGCTTGATTGAGGCCCTGCTGGAGCAAGTGTCCCCCTTCAATCCAGCCATGCTGCTGGGCAGCCGCATCAGCGACGTTGCCGGCAAGGCTGGCGCTTTCACCCTGACCAATGAACGCGGCGACAGCATAGCGGCCAAGGCCATCATCGTGGCCGCTGGCGCTGGCGCCTTTGGCCCCAACCGCCCTCCCTTGGAGGGATTGGAAGCTTACGAAAGCACAGGTGCCGTTCAGTACTTCGTCAAAAAACGGGCTGACTTCGCCGACAAAACCATTGTCGTGGCTGGGGGGGGCGATTCAGCGCTGGATTGGGCGCTGTCGCTTTCAGAGATCGCCAAGCATGTCTACCTGCTGCACAGGCGCGACCGCTTCCGTGGCGCGCCAGACACCCTTGCCCGCATTGAGAAACGCATCAGCGAAGGCAAGATTGAAAAGGTTGTCCCCTACCAGCTCAGCGCTCTCCAGGGGGAAGAGGGGCATCTGCGGCAAGTGGAGGTCAAAACCCTCAAAGGGGAGGCACGCCTGCTTGACGCAGACCACCTGCTGCCCTTTTACGGCCTTTCCACTGACCTGGGGCCCATTGCGCTGTGGGGCTTCAACACGGAACGCTCCTCCGTCCCCGTGAACCCCGCCACCATGGAAACCACCACGCCTGGCATTTACGCCATTGGTGACGTGGCGCATTATCCAGGCAAAATGAAGCTTATCCTGCAGGGCTTCTCTGAAGCGGCCATGGCCACCCATGCCGCTTACGCTGTGGCGCGCCCTGACGAAGCACTGCGCTTTGAACATTCAAGCAACCGCAGCAGCCGTCCAGGCGCCTGA
- a CDS encoding thiamine phosphate synthase, producing MRLPDVFYPVAGTAREVALAAASGARFIQLRFKGPAIERPQQVRESLDCCRATGAVCVVNDHWHVALEAGAEWVHLGQEDLDGLPKGALEAMKTAGVKLGISTHDRTELRRALALGGEVQLGYVALGPVFATTLKVMRWHPQGLSRLGRWRRRLGNVPLVAIGGLTPGRAVACLEAGADSCAAVSALFRQPDPAAALAAWRRSLSMQAHSP from the coding sequence ATGCGCCTGCCTGACGTATTCTACCCTGTGGCGGGCACAGCCCGTGAAGTGGCGCTGGCGGCGGCCTCTGGGGCGCGTTTTATTCAGCTGCGCTTTAAAGGCCCTGCGATTGAAAGGCCCCAACAAGTGCGTGAAAGCCTGGACTGTTGCCGTGCGACTGGTGCTGTGTGCGTGGTCAATGACCATTGGCATGTGGCCCTTGAAGCGGGCGCAGAGTGGGTGCATCTGGGCCAGGAGGATTTGGATGGCCTGCCCAAAGGCGCCCTGGAAGCCATGAAGACGGCTGGGGTGAAGCTAGGCATTTCCACCCATGATAGGACCGAGCTACGCCGTGCCTTGGCTCTGGGTGGTGAGGTCCAGCTTGGCTATGTGGCTTTGGGGCCGGTATTCGCCACAACGCTCAAGGTCATGCGGTGGCATCCGCAGGGTTTGTCACGCCTTGGGCGGTGGCGCAGGCGCCTTGGCAATGTTCCCTTAGTGGCCATTGGTGGGCTGACGCCCGGACGCGCCGTGGCGTGTCTTGAGGCAGGCGCCGACAGTTGCGCCGCCGTCAGCGCCTTGTTCCGCCAGCCAGACCCCGCTGCCGCCTTGGCGGCATGGCGCCGATCCTTGTCAATGCAGGCGCACTCACCATGA
- the thiD gene encoding bifunctional hydroxymethylpyrimidine kinase/phosphomethylpyrimidine kinase encodes MRVPTVMAVAGTDPTGGAGLAADIKTIHALGGYALPVVSAVVAQNGWDMLGCVVTEPALLLAQMEAVAKVMAVDMVKIGLLGSAAAMRAMASWLQATGRPAVLDPVMAASAGHIFAGDEQQAVLRGPLAAAVTLITPNLAEAGRLLNTAQATSLAGMVAQAQALARVTPWVLLKGGHFPEQGVPHLETPDVLAGPGGVVQLYRGARINTPHGRGTGCTLSSAVALYCAQGCPMPVAVAKARHHVRASLRRAADLGLVAERGPLQPFA; translated from the coding sequence ATGAGGGTGCCTACCGTCATGGCTGTGGCAGGCACAGATCCAACAGGTGGTGCAGGCTTGGCTGCCGACATCAAGACCATCCATGCGCTGGGCGGTTACGCCTTGCCTGTCGTCAGCGCCGTTGTGGCACAAAATGGCTGGGACATGCTGGGTTGCGTGGTCACGGAACCAGCCTTGCTGCTGGCCCAGATGGAGGCAGTGGCGAAGGTCATGGCCGTGGACATGGTGAAGATCGGCCTTCTGGGCAGTGCCGCCGCCATGCGCGCCATGGCCTCATGGTTGCAGGCCACTGGCCGCCCAGCCGTCCTTGACCCTGTGATGGCTGCCAGCGCTGGGCACATTTTTGCTGGTGATGAACAGCAGGCGGTGCTGCGTGGGCCGTTGGCGGCGGCTGTCACGCTCATCACCCCCAACCTGGCTGAGGCGGGGCGTTTGCTGAACACTGCCCAGGCCACGTCACTGGCGGGGATGGTGGCGCAGGCCCAGGCCTTGGCGCGTGTAACGCCCTGGGTTTTGCTCAAGGGGGGGCATTTCCCTGAACAAGGCGTCCCCCACCTGGAGACGCCTGATGTCCTGGCAGGGCCAGGGGGGGTGGTGCAGCTTTACAGGGGGGCACGCATCAACACCCCCCATGGGCGTGGTACAGGCTGCACGCTTTCAAGCGCGGTGGCGCTGTACTGCGCCCAGGGTTGCCCCATGCCAGTGGCCGTGGCCAAGGCCCGCCACCATGTGCGCGCTTCCCTCAGGCGGGCCGCTGACCTGGGGCTGGTGGCTGAACGCGGCCCCCTTCAGCCTTTCGCATGA
- a CDS encoding HesA/MoeB/ThiF family protein: MNALWEARYETQMRLPQLGPAGQAKLARSHVLVVGAGALGCAVLPWLVGAGVGTVRLVDGDRVEPGNLHRQTLYTECDVGAAKAKVAANHLAARNGTVNIIAEAAMATPHTMRPWVGEADVVLDCADNAATSFLLDDACAALGRPFISAGVEGVDGHVGAFQAGVTPLLRDVFPAMGEGGCEQAGLLGPVAGLMGALQAQMAMAVLLGMAPSPLGTVLCWHGARWAMERMTLGGPVVGNQPPCPVVTLADLKPDDVVWDIRPAMAWPAVPGAVRALPGGLPPQKRVVILCQQGARASLEAAALRKAGHANLALCATVLEGAP, translated from the coding sequence ATGAACGCCCTGTGGGAAGCGCGCTACGAAACCCAGATGCGCCTGCCCCAGCTGGGCCCTGCAGGCCAGGCCAAGCTTGCGCGAAGCCATGTTCTGGTGGTGGGGGCTGGGGCATTGGGGTGCGCTGTTCTGCCTTGGTTGGTGGGGGCTGGCGTTGGCACTGTGCGCCTGGTCGATGGTGACCGTGTGGAACCAGGCAACCTTCACAGGCAAACGCTTTACACTGAATGTGACGTTGGCGCAGCCAAAGCTAAAGTGGCGGCCAACCACCTGGCAGCGCGCAATGGTACTGTAAACATCATAGCCGAAGCGGCCATGGCCACTCCCCACACCATGCGCCCTTGGGTGGGGGAAGCTGATGTCGTTCTAGATTGTGCCGACAATGCCGCCACCAGCTTTTTGCTTGACGATGCCTGCGCAGCTTTGGGCAGGCCTTTCATCAGTGCTGGGGTGGAGGGGGTGGATGGCCATGTAGGCGCTTTCCAGGCTGGGGTGACGCCCCTTCTGCGTGATGTGTTCCCAGCCATGGGGGAGGGGGGCTGCGAGCAGGCCGGCCTTTTGGGGCCTGTCGCAGGCTTGATGGGCGCGCTCCAAGCGCAAATGGCCATGGCTGTACTTCTGGGCATGGCGCCTTCGCCTCTTGGCACGGTGCTGTGCTGGCATGGCGCGCGTTGGGCCATGGAACGCATGACGTTAGGTGGCCCTGTGGTGGGCAATCAACCCCCATGCCCCGTGGTCACGCTGGCTGACCTCAAGCCTGACGATGTAGTGTGGGACATCAGGCCTGCCATGGCCTGGCCCGCTGTCCCTGGTGCCGTGCGCGCTTTGCCTGGTGGACTGCCCCCCCAAAAACGTGTGGTGATCCTCTGCCAGCAGGGCGCGCGCGCCAGCCTGGAAGCCGCAGCCCTGCGCAAGGCAGGCCATGCCAACCTAGCTCTTTGCGCTACTGTGCTGGAGGGCGCACCATGA